In Thermus filiformis, the genomic window GGCGACCTCCTCGCCGCCCTGCCCCGGGGGGCCCGGCGGGTCTGGATCACGGGGGAGGCCCGGCCCGCCACCACCCCCCCGCCCCTCGTCCCCCCCGTGGGCACCTACCCCCGGGTGGAGGCCTCCGAGAGCCCGCCCCGCCTCCTCCTGCACGCCGCCCGGCCCGAGGACCTGGCCCCCCTCGCCGCCCTCTACCTCCAGGCGGGGAGCGCCGTGGTTAGGGCGAGCTTTCCCCCGGGGGAGAGGGAGGCCTCCCTGGACCTCCCCGCCCTGCCCCAGGCCCCCCGGGTTCATCCCGTGGTCATCCCCGACCTCCCCAGCCTCTCCGGCCTCCTGGTGCGGCCCGGGGACCGGGTGGAGGAGGGGGAGCCCCTGGCCCGCTACACCGACCCCGCCCCCCTGGAGGACCTCGAGGCCCAGGCCCAGGCCAAGCGGGAGGAGGCCCAAAGGTTGGAGGGGGAGGTCCGGGCCCTGGAGGAGCGCTTCCGGGCCGAGCGGGAGGCCCTGGAGCGGGAGCGGGCCCGGGCCCGGGAGGAGCGGGACCGCCTCCGCTACCTGGTCTCCCAGGGGGCCGAGCCCGCCCTCCGCCTGGCCGAGGCCGAGGGGCGCCTCGAGGAGGTGGAGGGGAGGCTGAAGAAGCTCGTCCTGGACTACACCACCCAGAGGGCCCGCCTGGAGGAGTCGGCGCGGGAGGCCCGCCTCGAGGCGGCCCGCCTGGACCGGAGGCGGGAGCGGGAGGCGGAGCGCCAGCTGGTCCGCGCCCCCGTGTCCGGCCGGGTGGCCGAGGTCAAGGTGCGGGACCTGACGCCCCGGGGGGTGACGGTGGAGGTGGTGCTGGTGGGGTCGGGGGAGTGAGGTTAGGCGTGGTACGAGCTTCTATAAGCGATTTCCACGGTTTCGATTTCCGCGGTTGCAGTTGATAATCCATACACGCGATGCTTGTCATCATAGGCAATATTAAATCCAAGCGTTTTGACGGAGAGAGCCACTCTGAAGAAATCATGCCTGATCTCCTCAGGTTTGCCACCATAGTAGTAGGAAACCTTAAGGAAGAACTCTTTCTTACGCCGCACAAACTCATCCCACCACTCACTATGCTGACCCGCTATTTGATGGTTAGAATCAAACCTTTTGATTCGTTTACGCTCTCCCGCCAGAACAGGGATGTTTTGAGCAAGGATTTCTTTCCCTGAACCCTCATTTTCGGGTGAAGCCTTTGGCTCCCAATCGGGCGGCATCACCGCCACCTCCAAGACCAGGCAACCGT contains:
- a CDS encoding metal-dependent hydrolase — translated: MTAGTHLAGAALTASLLRGAGVEVGLLEGVALAWGSVMPDLDTTTSGPGRFVRPLSSFLERRFGHRTLTHSLPFLLALALLLLPLHRANPSVYWAFLAGYLSHLLLDTLNVNGVPLLWPWRVQFWFFAAREWRIRYGSPQEATLALFLALFGFVLWPVSGQGFASAFRHLVGTPEVAVLDYLDWRDRWEVWAEVKGFNRETQEPVEGRFLVVEALGREGVLVEDELGRTLAVSRNGQVVAYRVRMLRGAPQVLREWRLDLSGRLVGDLLAALPRGARRVWITGEARPATTPPPLVPPVGTYPRVEASESPPRLLLHAARPEDLAPLAALYLQAGSAVVRASFPPGEREASLDLPALPQAPRVHPVVIPDLPSLSGLLVRPGDRVEEGEPLARYTDPAPLEDLEAQAQAKREEAQRLEGEVRALEERFRAEREALERERARAREERDRLRYLVSQGAEPALRLAEAEGRLEEVEGRLKKLVLDYTTQRARLEESAREARLEAARLDRRREREAERQLVRAPVSGRVAEVKVRDLTPRGVTVEVVLVGSGE